From a region of the Scyliorhinus torazame isolate Kashiwa2021f chromosome 15, sScyTor2.1, whole genome shotgun sequence genome:
- the LOC140392062 gene encoding uncharacterized protein isoform X2: MAAVGRTEPLREPCTYQRRFRVDVNIKKSLQPIQLSSEQVAVEIWSLCFQLDLLIRAEVHQLQEQLREDKSPIESESFHIRGVDYVERIKQYLEHLPDPVPQLEDYLDSQGLSTLFPRVEIFVIHGRPVDMLERPPMDDYFSHIGKLNQLLVLSQQLEDDVQHLGSHKYIAHQLSVLYKVLNYFSGSSVSLDILKKDIEANFKALKSGLAVGEGTEQEPLLPFHYVNWILCLTRSITTIVSTLPEELTEEMSLAMSFAMNLR, translated from the exons ATGGCAGCAGTGGGGAGGACGGAGCCGCTGCGGGAGCCCTGCACCTACCAGCGGCGCTTCCGAG TGGATGTTAACATTAAGAAATCCCTTCAACCCATCCAACTGAGCAGTGAGCAGGTGGCTGTGGAAATCTGGTCTCTCTGCTTTCAGCTTGATCTCCTTATCCGGGCAGAGGTGCATCAA TTGCAGGAACAGCTTAGGGAAGATAAAAGTCCGATAGAGTCAGAGTCTTTTCACATAAGAG GTGTAGATTATGTTGAACGAATTAAACAATATCTGGAGCATCTGCCAGACCCTGTTCCACAGTTGGAG GACTATCTGGACTCTCAAGGATTGTCAACATTGTTTCCCCGTGTTGAAATATTTGTAATACACGGTAGGCCTGTTGACATGCTGGAACGGCCTCCTATGGATG ATTATTTTTCTCACATTGGGAAACTAAATCAGCTCCTGGTTTTAAGCCAACAGTTGGAAGATGATGTGCAGCACCTGGGAAGCCACAAGTACATAGCACATCAGCTTTCAGTATTGtat AAAGTTCTAAATTACTTCAGTGGGTCTTCTGTTAGTTTGGACATCTTAAAAAAAGACATTGAAGCTAATTTTAAAGCTTTAAAATCTGGACTGGCAGTTGGTGAGGGGACTGAGCAGGAGCCTCTGCTACCGTTCCATTACGTAAACTG GATACTCTGTCTTACTCGCAGTATCACTACAATTGTGTCTACCCTTCCTGAAGAACTTACAGAAGAAATGTCTTTGGCCATGTCTTTTGCAATGAATCTGAGATGA
- the LOC140392062 gene encoding uncharacterized protein isoform X3 yields MAAVGRTEPLREPCTYQRRFRGTTALLSAAAAHRGAGAGGGGDARCNHINKWGLLFNLSFAGCGRCRLGPAFSAHPRWPPRRCPPCSTVEVDVNIKKSLQPIQLSSEQVAVEIWSLCFQLDLLIRAEVHQLQEQLREDKSPIESESFHIRGVDYVERIKQYLEHLPDPVPQLEDYLDSQGLSTLFPRVEIFVIHGRPVDMLERPPMDVLKLTLQFSIAFTSKVAFCCT; encoded by the exons ATGGCAGCAGTGGGGAGGACGGAGCCGCTGCGGGAGCCCTGCACCTACCAGCGGCGCTTCCGAGGTACCACTGCCCTCctcagcgccgctgccgctcatcgcggggccggggcggggggggggggagacgcccGATGTAATCATATCAACAAATGGGGCCTTTTATTTAATCTATCTTTTGCGGGATGCGGGCGCTGCCGGCTGGGCcccgcatttagtgcccatccccgaTGGCCCCCGCGGAGGTGCCCACCGTGTTCAACGGTTGAAG TGGATGTTAACATTAAGAAATCCCTTCAACCCATCCAACTGAGCAGTGAGCAGGTGGCTGTGGAAATCTGGTCTCTCTGCTTTCAGCTTGATCTCCTTATCCGGGCAGAGGTGCATCAA TTGCAGGAACAGCTTAGGGAAGATAAAAGTCCGATAGAGTCAGAGTCTTTTCACATAAGAG GTGTAGATTATGTTGAACGAATTAAACAATATCTGGAGCATCTGCCAGACCCTGTTCCACAGTTGGAG GACTATCTGGACTCTCAAGGATTGTCAACATTGTTTCCCCGTGTTGAAATATTTGTAATACACGGTAGGCCTGTTGACATGCTGGAACGGCCTCCTATGGATG TGTTGAAACTCACCCTACAGTTTTCTATAGCTTTTACATCAAAGGTGGCATTTTGTTGCACGTAA
- the LOC140392062 gene encoding uncharacterized protein isoform X1, producing MAAVGRTEPLREPCTYQRRFRGTTALLSAAAAHRGAGAGGGGDARCNHINKWGLLFNLSFAGCGRCRLGPAFSAHPRWPPRRCPPCSTVEVDVNIKKSLQPIQLSSEQVAVEIWSLCFQLDLLIRAEVHQLQEQLREDKSPIESESFHIRGVDYVERIKQYLEHLPDPVPQLEDYLDSQGLSTLFPRVEIFVIHGRPVDMLERPPMDDYFSHIGKLNQLLVLSQQLEDDVQHLGSHKYIAHQLSVLYKVLNYFSGSSVSLDILKKDIEANFKALKSGLAVGEGTEQEPLLPFHYVNWILCLTRSITTIVSTLPEELTEEMSLAMSFAMNLR from the exons ATGGCAGCAGTGGGGAGGACGGAGCCGCTGCGGGAGCCCTGCACCTACCAGCGGCGCTTCCGAGGTACCACTGCCCTCctcagcgccgctgccgctcatcgcggggccggggcggggggggggggagacgcccGATGTAATCATATCAACAAATGGGGCCTTTTATTTAATCTATCTTTTGCGGGATGCGGGCGCTGCCGGCTGGGCcccgcatttagtgcccatccccgaTGGCCCCCGCGGAGGTGCCCACCGTGTTCAACGGTTGAAG TGGATGTTAACATTAAGAAATCCCTTCAACCCATCCAACTGAGCAGTGAGCAGGTGGCTGTGGAAATCTGGTCTCTCTGCTTTCAGCTTGATCTCCTTATCCGGGCAGAGGTGCATCAA TTGCAGGAACAGCTTAGGGAAGATAAAAGTCCGATAGAGTCAGAGTCTTTTCACATAAGAG GTGTAGATTATGTTGAACGAATTAAACAATATCTGGAGCATCTGCCAGACCCTGTTCCACAGTTGGAG GACTATCTGGACTCTCAAGGATTGTCAACATTGTTTCCCCGTGTTGAAATATTTGTAATACACGGTAGGCCTGTTGACATGCTGGAACGGCCTCCTATGGATG ATTATTTTTCTCACATTGGGAAACTAAATCAGCTCCTGGTTTTAAGCCAACAGTTGGAAGATGATGTGCAGCACCTGGGAAGCCACAAGTACATAGCACATCAGCTTTCAGTATTGtat AAAGTTCTAAATTACTTCAGTGGGTCTTCTGTTAGTTTGGACATCTTAAAAAAAGACATTGAAGCTAATTTTAAAGCTTTAAAATCTGGACTGGCAGTTGGTGAGGGGACTGAGCAGGAGCCTCTGCTACCGTTCCATTACGTAAACTG GATACTCTGTCTTACTCGCAGTATCACTACAATTGTGTCTACCCTTCCTGAAGAACTTACAGAAGAAATGTCTTTGGCCATGTCTTTTGCAATGAATCTGAGATGA